The sequence below is a genomic window from bacterium.
GTCCGCGATCGGGTCGGTCATCGGCATCGGCTGTCCTCCTCGCGCCCGCGCCTACCAGCTCGCCTTGACGACCCCGGGGATCTCACCCTTGAGGGCCAGGGAACGGAAGCAGATGCGGCACATCTGGAACTTCCGCAGAAACGCCCGCGGCCGCCCGCAGAGGGGGCAGCGGTTGTACTTGCGCGCCGAGAACTTGGGCTTCCGGCGCGCCTTGTTCATGAGGGAGGTCTTCGCCACGTTCGTCCGCTCCTTTTCGCTCGCCTGAAAGCCGCCGTCCTAGTCCCGGAAGGGGAAGCCGAGCCCCTTGAGCAGGGCCCGCCCCTCGTCGTCGGTCGCGGCGGTCGTGGCGACCGAGATGCTCATGCCCTTGACCCGGACGATCTTGTCGTAGTCGATCTCCGGGAAGATGATCTGCTCATCGAGGCCGAGGTTGAAGTTGCCGCGGCCGTCGAAGCCCTTCGAGGAGACGCCGCGGAAGTCGCGCACCCGCGGCAGCGTCAGGCTCACGAGGCGGTCGAAGAACTCGTACATCCGCGCGCCGCGCAGGGTGACCTTGCAGCCGATGGGCATCCCCTCGCGCAGCTTGAAGGCCGCGATCGAGCGGCGGGCCCGCGTCACCACGGGGCGCTGCCCGGAGACCGCCTGCAGCTCCTCGACGTAGGACTCCATGACCTTCGCCTCGCCGGCCGCATCCCCGGCGCCGCGGTTGAGGACCACCTTCACCAGCTTCGGCACCTGCATGACGTTGGTGTAGCCGAACTGCTTCATCAGCGCCGGCATCACCTCGGCCTTGTACTTCTCGTAGAGCCGCGCCGGCGCCACGGGCGCCTTCGGGGCCTTGGCGGCCGCGCCCTCGGCGGGCTTCGCGGCCTTGGCGCCCTTCTCGGCGCCCTTGCCGCCCTTGGCCGCCGGCTTGGCGTCGCCCTTGCCGGCGCCCGCGTCCTTCTTCTTCCCGGTCTCTTTTTCCTTCGCCATGGTCTGGGTTTCTCCGCCCCTTTGTGAGCCTGTCAGCGTCGCGGAGGCGCTCCCTGGAATCGCCCCGTGCCTAGAAGATGTCGCCGCAGCGCGCGCAGGCCCGGCTCTTCTCGCCGCCGACCCCGGTCAGGGCGCGCACGCGCACGGGCTTGCCGCACTTCTTGCAGTACGGCTGCACGTTCGAGAGGTGGATCGGCCCCTCCTTCTCGATGATGCCGCCCTGGCGGTGCTTCTGCGAGGGCTTCGTGTGCCGCTTGATGAAGTTCACCTTCTCGACGATGACGCGCCCCTCCGCCGGCAGAACCTTGAGCACGCGCCCGCGCTTGCCCTTCTCCTTGCCGGCGATGACCGCCACCGTGTCGTTGATCTTGATCGCCATGTCCGTCGTGCCCCCGCTGTCCCGCGCGCCGCCGCCCTAGAGGACTTCCGGCGCGAGGGAGATGATCTTCATGTAGCCGCGGCTGCGCAGCTCGCGGGCCACCGGCCCGAAGATGCGGCTGCCGAGGGGCTCGCCCTGCGCGTTGATCACGACCGCCGCGTTGCGGTCGAAGCGGATGTAGGAGCCGTCCGGCCGCGCGTGGTTGCCGACGACGCGCACCACCACCGCCTTGAGCACCGAGCCCTTCTTGATCGCGCCGCCCGGGAGCGACTCCTTGACCGAGACGACGATCGTGTCGCCGAGCTCGGCGTAGCGCCGCTTGGAGCCCCCGAGGACCTTGATGCACTGCACCTTGCGGGCGCCGGAGTTGTCGGCCACCTCGAGCATGGTCTGCACCTGAATCATCGCTGCTTGCCTCCCCCGCCCCGACGCGCGCTACTTCGTCTTCTCGATGACCTGGTGGAGGCGCCAGTTCTTGCGCTTGCTCAGCGGGCGCGTCTCGATGATCCGCACCTTGTCCCCCACCTGGAGCTGATTCTTCTCGTCGTGGACGAGGTACTTCGCCGAGCGCAGCACGTAGCGCTTGAACTTCGGGTGCTGCTGCCGCCGTTCCACCTTGACCACCGCCGTCTTGTCCATCTCGGTGCCGACGACGAGCCCGACGCGCGTCTTGCGCCGGCCCCGCTCCGCGGCCGTCTTCGCCTTCTCTTCCACGCCCCTACCCCGCCTTTCCCGCCGGCTTCGCCGCGGCTGCGGCCTGCTCGTGCTGCACGGTGAGCACCCGCGCCAGCTCGCGGCGCAGCGTGCGCATGCGCACCGGGTTCTCGAGCTGCCCGGTGGCGTGCTGGAAGCGCAGCTTGAAGAGTTCCTCGCGGATCTCGCCGGCCCGCTTGTCGAGCTCGGCGCCCGCCATCTCCCTGATCGTGCCCGCCTTGACCGTCTTCACGACTACTTCCTCCGTGCCACGATGCGGGTCGGGAACCCGAACTTGTGCCGCGCCAGGCGCAGGGCCTCCGTGGCCGTCGCGGCGTCCACGCCGTCGACCTCGTAGAGGATGCGCCCGGGCTTGATCACGCAGACCCAGCCGTCCGGCGCCCCCTTGCCCTTGCCCATGCGGGTCTCGGCCGGCTTGTGCGTCACCGGCTTGTCGGGGAAGACCCGGATCCAGACCTTGCCGCCGCGCTTGATGAAGCGGGTGATCGCCACGCGGCCGGCCTCGATCTGACGGTTCGTCATCCAGGCCGCGCCCGTGGACTGCAGGCCCCAGGCGCCGA
It includes:
- the rplP gene encoding 50S ribosomal protein L16; the protein is MLSPKRVKYRKMMKGRRAGQATRGAEVAFGAWGLQSTGAAWMTNRQIEAGRVAITRFIKRGGKVWIRVFPDKPVTHKPAETRMGKGKGAPDGWVCVIKPGRILYEVDGVDAATATEALRLARHKFGFPTRIVARRK
- the rplN gene encoding 50S ribosomal protein L14, coding for MIQVQTMLEVADNSGARKVQCIKVLGGSKRRYAELGDTIVVSVKESLPGGAIKKGSVLKAVVVRVVGNHARPDGSYIRFDRNAAVVINAQGEPLGSRIFGPVARELRSRGYMKIISLAPEVL
- the rplE gene encoding 50S ribosomal protein L5, which encodes MAPARLYEKYKAEVMPALMKQFGYTNVMQVPKLVKVVLNRGAGDAAGEAKVMESYVEELQAVSGQRPVVTRARRSIAAFKLREGMPIGCKVTLRGARMYEFFDRLVSLTLPRVRDFRGVSSKGFDGRGNFNLGLDEQIIFPEIDYDKIVRVKGMSISVATTAATDDEGRALLKGLGFPFRD
- the rpsQ gene encoding 30S ribosomal protein S17 gives rise to the protein MEEKAKTAAERGRRKTRVGLVVGTEMDKTAVVKVERRQQHPKFKRYVLRSAKYLVHDEKNQLQVGDKVRIIETRPLSKRKNWRLHQVIEKTK
- the rplX gene encoding 50S ribosomal protein L24, with product MAIKINDTVAVIAGKEKGKRGRVLKVLPAEGRVIVEKVNFIKRHTKPSQKHRQGGIIEKEGPIHLSNVQPYCKKCGKPVRVRALTGVGGEKSRACARCGDIF
- the rpmC gene encoding 50S ribosomal protein L29: MKTVKAGTIREMAGAELDKRAGEIREELFKLRFQHATGQLENPVRMRTLRRELARVLTVQHEQAAAAAKPAGKAG
- a CDS encoding type Z 30S ribosomal protein S14, giving the protein MAKTSLMNKARRKPKFSARKYNRCPLCGRPRAFLRKFQMCRICFRSLALKGEIPGVVKASW